CGATGCGGTACGGATTGTGACGCAacgtgctgtgtgtgtttggaaagTGATACCGCCGGGCCAGTCAGAATGTTCCGTTCGTGTGGTGCTGTGATATCGTTGCTCCTGATTCTTGGAGATGTGCTTCAACCGTCCTCGGCGTTACTCAGTTTCAGCAACATTACCAGCCTTATTTACGACGCTAAGGAGATCAATTATGGACGGCACACGCTGCTCGACTCGTACGACTTCATCATAGTCGGGGCGGGTCCCGCAGGATGCGTGTTGGCCAATCGACTCTCGGAAGATCCGACCGTGACGGTGCTGTTGCTCGACATCGGCAAGGGTGAGATCCCGCTCATCACGGATTCCCCCCTGGTGGGACCCATACTAGCCGCAACCGATTACAACTTTGTTTATGCGACGGAAAAGCAGCAGTATGGATGCCTTGGACTGCGGGGAGGTCGTTGCAGTTGGGCCCACGGGCGGGGTATTGGTGGATCGTCCATCATTAACAATGTGATCTTCACGCGCGGTAATCGACGCGATTACGACGGTTGGGCCCGTGCGGGTAATGAGGGTTGGAGTTGGAACGATGTGTTGCCGCTGTTTAAGCGCATCGAAACGGCCAACATTCGTGACTTTGGTGAAAATGGGTTCCACGGTACCGATGGTCGACTGTCCGTAGAAGACTGTCCGTTCAGGTGAGTATATGCGGTGGTGTGCTAAATGGTGAAACCCAAGTGACATGGGCGAACTGTCTGTTTCTCCCATTGTGCAGATCGGACATCGCGCGGGCTTTTGTGGCGAGTGCTGAGGCGGCTGGCTATCGCTATCTCGACTATAATGCCGGAGATAATTTGGGGGTGTCATTCCTGCAAGCCCACACGCGTAACGGACGGCGTGCTACGGGAGGTAACAGCTACCTGCGGGACATTGTGGACCGACCAAACCTTCACATCATTACGCGTGCCTGGGTCACCAAGGTTCTGATCGATCCTGGTAAAACACATCTGATGTTCACTGCAAGGAGGACGGTGGTGTCACGAGATGTTTCCTCTTCCTTACAGATACCAACACAGCCACAGGAGTGCGTCTTCTGCATGAGAGGCAGTATCACGAGGTAGACGCCGATCGGGAAGTGATTCTCTCTGCGGGAGCCTTCGAGAGTCCCAAGCTTCTGATGCTTTCGGGTGTAGGACCCGCAAAGCATCTTCGACAGCATGGTATCAAGCTTCTGCACGATCTACCGGTCGGTCGCAAGGTGTACGAACATGGCGGTGTCTTTGGGCCAGTGTTCATCGTTCGCGAACCTACCGATAATCTTGTTAGTTTCGACCAGCTCGCTAACGCGGCCGAGTTCCTGCGCTTCCGCAACGGTTCTGGACCGCTCACAACGAACTCGGTCGAGAGTCTGCTGTACGTCAAATCACCGTTCGCCGAAGATCCCGATCCGGACTATCCGGATGTGGAGGTGATGCAGGCATTCACCTCATTTAGCTTTGACACTTCGCCCGGATCGCGAAACGCGTACTATCTTACCGATCGGATGTACAACGAATACTTCCGACCGTTGGCAAACACGCGGAACTATATGTTTCTCCCAATGTTGCTCAAACCAAGGGCTGTGGGACGCGTTGAGCTGAAGTCATCGAACCCATTCAACCATCCAATGTTCCAGTATCAATACTTTGAGGATGATCGTGATGTGGATGCGATCGTGTACGCCATTAAGGAGGTGATTCGCATCAACACGCAAGCACCGCTACGCAAATTGGGCGTGGAACTGTACTCCCGCAAGGTGCCCGGATGTCAGTATATGCCGTTCAATACGATCGACTACTGGAGATGTCACGTACGACATCTGACGGCGACATTTCAGCATCAGGTAGATCTGCGTACAAATCGAGGTAGCAAGCAGTGAGCAAACTGTTAATTGAGTTGAGTGTCTTTCCAGGTGGCCACCTGTAAAATGGGACCTCCAGAAGACCCGGAAGCCGTCGTTGATAGCCGGCTGCGCGTGTATGGTATCAAAAGACTG
The Anopheles moucheti chromosome 2, idAnoMoucSN_F20_07, whole genome shotgun sequence genome window above contains:
- the LOC128298358 gene encoding glucose dehydrogenase [FAD, quinone]-like; amino-acid sequence: MFRSCGAVISLLLILGDVLQPSSALLSFSNITSLIYDAKEINYGRHTLLDSYDFIIVGAGPAGCVLANRLSEDPTVTVLLLDIGKGEIPLITDSPLVGPILAATDYNFVYATEKQQYGCLGLRGGRCSWAHGRGIGGSSIINNVIFTRGNRRDYDGWARAGNEGWSWNDVLPLFKRIETANIRDFGENGFHGTDGRLSVEDCPFRSDIARAFVASAEAAGYRYLDYNAGDNLGVSFLQAHTRNGRRATGGNSYLRDIVDRPNLHIITRAWVTKVLIDPDTNTATGVRLLHERQYHEVDADREVILSAGAFESPKLLMLSGVGPAKHLRQHGIKLLHDLPVGRKVYEHGGVFGPVFIVREPTDNLVSFDQLANAAEFLRFRNGSGPLTTNSVESLLYVKSPFAEDPDPDYPDVEVMQAFTSFSFDTSPGSRNAYYLTDRMYNEYFRPLANTRNYMFLPMLLKPRAVGRVELKSSNPFNHPMFQYQYFEDDRDVDAIVYAIKEVIRINTQAPLRKLGVELYSRKVPGCQYMPFNTIDYWRCHVRHLTATFQHQVATCKMGPPEDPEAVVDSRLRVYGIKRLRVADVGIIPEAPTGHTSAHSFLIGEKAAELIKEDHRLH